The following proteins come from a genomic window of Methanocella conradii HZ254:
- a CDS encoding phenylacetate--CoA ligase family protein has protein sequence MEYWQPKIETMKRAQLEELQLQRLKKTINAVYKNVQFYRAKFKEMGIQPSDIKTLDDVRKLPFTNKSDLRDNYPFGLFAVPMKKVARIHASSGTSGKSTVVGYTRKDLETWANLMARCFYMVGVRPGDVFQNAANYGLFTGGLGIHAGAERLGCTVVPSGTGSTQKQIEMIRDFGVTVMHATPSYALYIAETAKKMGIEPGSLPLRIGVFGAEPWSANTRKELEKSFGIKAYDSYGLSEMMGPGVAFECTEQDGLHIWEDAFIVEVLDRNGEPCAPGEKGELVLTTLCKEALPLLRYRTGDITTFMDGECACGRTARKITKFFGRADDMLIIRGINVFPSQIEHVLMEMPEVGEYFQVVLERVNHLDEITVKVEMSDRAFSGELGDLKKITNTVAKRLKDTLNLRTNVVLVEKGSLPRVEGKSKKVIDLRTSI, from the coding sequence ATGGAATACTGGCAGCCAAAGATAGAGACGATGAAGCGCGCACAGCTTGAAGAGCTGCAGTTACAAAGGCTGAAAAAAACGATAAATGCGGTTTATAAAAACGTACAATTCTACAGGGCAAAGTTCAAGGAAATGGGCATACAGCCTTCAGACATCAAGACGCTGGACGACGTCAGGAAGCTGCCATTCACAAATAAGTCTGACCTGCGAGACAACTACCCGTTCGGGCTATTCGCCGTGCCAATGAAAAAGGTGGCAAGGATACACGCGTCTTCGGGGACGAGCGGAAAATCGACCGTGGTTGGCTATACGAGGAAAGACCTGGAGACGTGGGCAAACCTGATGGCCAGGTGCTTCTACATGGTGGGCGTACGCCCTGGAGACGTTTTCCAGAACGCCGCCAACTATGGGCTATTCACCGGGGGCTTAGGGATACATGCCGGCGCGGAAAGGCTGGGGTGTACTGTAGTGCCTAGCGGCACCGGCAGCACCCAGAAGCAGATAGAGATGATCAGGGACTTCGGGGTGACGGTGATGCACGCCACGCCTTCGTATGCCCTATACATCGCTGAGACGGCGAAGAAGATGGGCATCGAGCCTGGCTCGCTGCCACTGCGCATAGGCGTGTTCGGAGCCGAGCCCTGGTCGGCGAACACGAGGAAAGAGCTAGAGAAGTCGTTCGGCATTAAGGCTTATGATTCTTATGGGCTATCTGAGATGATGGGGCCGGGCGTCGCATTCGAGTGCACGGAGCAGGATGGGCTGCACATCTGGGAGGACGCGTTTATAGTGGAGGTGCTTGATAGGAATGGCGAGCCGTGCGCCCCGGGCGAGAAGGGGGAGCTAGTATTGACCACGCTTTGCAAGGAGGCGCTGCCCCTGTTGCGCTACAGGACTGGCGACATCACGACGTTTATGGATGGCGAGTGTGCCTGCGGCCGGACCGCCCGTAAGATTACGAAGTTTTTCGGGAGGGCGGATGACATGCTCATAATCAGGGGCATTAATGTATTCCCGAGCCAGATAGAGCACGTGCTCATGGAAATGCCCGAGGTTGGGGAGTATTTCCAGGTGGTGCTGGAAAGGGTTAACCATCTGGACGAGATAACCGTCAAGGTGGAGATGAGCGACCGGGCCTTCTCAGGAGAGCTGGGCGACCTTAAGAAGATCACCAATACGGTTGCGAAGCGCCTGAAGGATACGCTGAACCTCCGCACGAACGTCGTGCTCGTAGAGAAGGGGAGCCTGCCCCGCGTGGAGGGCAAGAGCAAGAAGGTAATAGACCTGAGGACAAGCATATAA
- the sepS gene encoding O-phosphoserine--tRNA ligase: protein MKFNPEQVKLETREDFDKAWSQCAKYLTPVDEGKDYSIKMERGKPHPVYETMNRLREAYLNMGFEEMVNPIIIDDVDIFRQFNYEALAVLDRVYYLGGLPRPNVGISDERFAQIEGIIKKPLSAEDKETIRAILHKYKKGEIEGDDLVADLAAGLNVQDSKVAVVIDHVFPEFKKLEPESSHKTLRSHMTSGWFITLGALVNRRRTPLKLFSVDLVFRREQEENADRLRAYHSASCVIMDPDVNVEHGKAVAAGLLKQFGFSQFKFKPDEKRSKYYTPDTQIEVYGYHPALKGSNTKYKDGWVEIATFGIYAATALAQYDIPYPVMNLGLGVERLAMILYQAQDMRDLVYPQFKEDWEMSDEELAHMISMERVPLTKEGHDLAMAIIATAERNGNAPSPCAFEAWSGSLNGRKLRVSIVEKEENKKLCGAAYLNEVYVYRGDVLGIPLNNPKFREVQEKGVRVGIRYIDAIANAAARNAEEGIYETAVKMSRAPGDVNIVIDPVGLRYIQGKKRRVDFRGPVFTTIRAEAIE, encoded by the coding sequence ATGAAGTTCAACCCGGAACAGGTCAAGCTCGAGACGAGAGAAGACTTCGACAAGGCGTGGAGCCAGTGCGCAAAATACCTGACTCCTGTGGACGAGGGCAAGGATTACTCTATCAAGATGGAGCGGGGCAAGCCGCACCCGGTTTACGAGACGATGAATCGGCTTAGAGAGGCCTACCTGAACATGGGCTTCGAGGAGATGGTCAACCCTATAATCATTGATGACGTGGATATTTTCAGGCAGTTCAACTATGAGGCTTTGGCCGTATTGGATCGCGTATACTATTTGGGCGGCCTGCCAAGGCCAAACGTGGGCATCTCGGACGAGCGGTTCGCACAGATAGAGGGGATCATCAAGAAGCCATTGTCGGCCGAGGATAAGGAGACCATCCGGGCTATTTTACACAAGTATAAGAAGGGCGAGATAGAGGGCGACGACCTGGTGGCCGACCTGGCGGCTGGGCTGAATGTGCAGGACTCAAAGGTGGCGGTCGTAATAGACCACGTGTTCCCTGAATTTAAAAAACTGGAGCCGGAGTCCTCGCACAAGACGCTGAGGAGCCACATGACGTCTGGCTGGTTCATCACTCTGGGGGCATTAGTGAACAGGAGGAGGACGCCGCTAAAGCTCTTCTCGGTTGACCTTGTGTTCAGGAGAGAGCAGGAGGAGAACGCTGACAGGCTTAGGGCGTATCACTCGGCGTCCTGCGTCATCATGGACCCGGACGTTAACGTGGAGCATGGAAAGGCCGTTGCGGCAGGCCTCCTGAAGCAGTTCGGCTTCTCGCAGTTCAAGTTCAAGCCGGACGAGAAGCGGAGCAAGTACTACACGCCCGACACCCAGATAGAGGTTTATGGGTACCATCCTGCCCTTAAGGGCAGCAATACCAAGTATAAGGATGGCTGGGTGGAGATAGCCACTTTTGGGATATATGCCGCAACAGCGCTAGCCCAGTACGATATACCTTATCCCGTGATGAACCTGGGGCTTGGCGTCGAGAGGCTGGCCATGATACTCTACCAGGCACAGGACATGCGTGACCTCGTGTACCCACAGTTCAAGGAGGATTGGGAAATGTCCGACGAGGAGCTGGCGCACATGATTTCTATGGAGCGCGTGCCATTGACGAAGGAGGGCCATGACCTGGCGATGGCCATAATTGCGACGGCAGAGCGTAACGGGAACGCCCCCAGCCCATGCGCCTTTGAGGCCTGGAGCGGCAGCCTGAACGGCAGGAAGCTCAGGGTTAGCATCGTCGAGAAGGAGGAGAATAAAAAGCTATGCGGCGCCGCATACCTGAACGAGGTTTACGTCTACAGGGGAGACGTGCTGGGCATACCCCTGAATAACCCGAAGTTCAGGGAGGTTCAGGAGAAGGGCGTCCGGGTAGGCATAAGGTACATCGACGCCATAGCGAATGCGGCGGCCCGCAATGCCGAGGAAGGCATCTATGAGACTGCTGTGAAGATGTCAAGGGCGCCAGGGGATGTGAATATTGTCATAGACCCTGTGGGGTTGCGCTACATCCAGGGCAAGAAGCGCCGCGTGGACTTCCGCGGGCCCGTGTTTACCACTATAAGGGCCGAGGCCATTGAATGA
- a CDS encoding DNA methyltransferase produces the protein MPKRNGTSTSRFGSPGRISHDSTRFYESRLYEDFKLDKDVEHIEGEMPPGVIDKIFCRSSEEMKELPDDSVHLMVTSPPYNAGKEYDDDLTLEEYLGFLSRVWREVYRVLVPGGRACVNVANLGRKPYLPLHSFIIKDMLDIGFLMRGEIIWNKAAGASPSTAWGSWRSAKNPTLRDVHEYILVFSKKAFARSGSKKRSTITREEFLEFTKSVWTFGGESARRVGHPAPFPAELPLRCIKLYTFEGDVVLDPFMGSGTTALAAVQCGRHFVGYETNPEYINLASARLQEIMVKYKSHNKV, from the coding sequence ATGCCTAAAAGGAATGGTACGTCTACCAGCCGGTTTGGCTCTCCCGGGCGAATAAGCCATGACTCCACCAGGTTTTATGAGAGCCGCCTTTATGAGGATTTCAAGCTCGATAAGGATGTTGAGCATATAGAAGGTGAGATGCCGCCAGGCGTTATCGACAAGATTTTTTGCAGGTCAAGCGAGGAGATGAAGGAACTGCCGGATGATAGCGTGCACCTCATGGTCACCTCGCCTCCCTATAACGCTGGAAAGGAGTATGATGATGATTTAACCTTAGAGGAATACCTCGGCTTTTTGTCTAGGGTTTGGAGGGAGGTTTACAGGGTTTTGGTGCCCGGAGGCAGGGCTTGCGTTAATGTGGCTAACCTTGGCAGGAAGCCCTACCTGCCCCTTCATTCTTTTATAATTAAGGACATGCTCGATATCGGGTTTTTAATGAGGGGTGAGATAATCTGGAATAAGGCGGCGGGTGCGAGTCCCTCGACGGCCTGGGGTAGCTGGCGGTCGGCAAAAAACCCTACTTTGAGGGACGTGCATGAGTATATCCTGGTGTTTTCAAAGAAAGCGTTTGCCAGGAGTGGCAGTAAGAAGAGGTCTACTATCACGAGAGAAGAATTTTTGGAGTTTACGAAAAGCGTGTGGACGTTTGGAGGCGAATCGGCGAGAAGGGTGGGCCACCCCGCACCTTTCCCCGCGGAGCTGCCCTTGAGATGCATTAAGCTGTACACTTTCGAGGGTGACGTCGTGCTTGACCCGTTCATGGGCAGCGGGACTACGGCGCTTGCAGCAGTACAGTGCGGCCGGCACTTCGTGGGATACGAGACCAACCCTGAATATATTAACCTGGCAAGCGCGAGGCTTCAAGAGATTATGGTAAAGTATAAAAGCCATAATAAAGTATAG
- a CDS encoding tetratricopeptide repeat protein, with translation MSSDDKIKGMMYASIGRYSEAVTIFNEVLDTSPDDVGVLMCRAGALSRMGSFAKALESIEKALELDPLRADAWFLKGLLFYQRGNLIKALGYLEQALDIDPRHAEAWCISGNCYYYIGDFQKAMDCYEATINIEREYPKAWYNKGVVLSDIRLYNEALQCYDEALRINPGVAVVWTNKGYCMAMLNKYEEALDCLDRALDINPEDVTALNNKAATLRRLGRDEEAAEYDEKVRELMIARGPHTVM, from the coding sequence ATGAGCAGCGACGATAAAATTAAGGGCATGATGTACGCCAGCATAGGGCGGTACAGCGAGGCAGTAACAATTTTTAATGAGGTATTGGATACGAGCCCGGATGATGTAGGCGTATTGATGTGCAGGGCCGGCGCGCTGAGCCGCATGGGATCGTTTGCTAAAGCCCTGGAAAGCATAGAAAAAGCACTTGAGCTTGACCCGTTGAGGGCGGACGCATGGTTCTTGAAGGGATTGCTTTTCTATCAGCGCGGCAACCTGATAAAGGCCCTGGGATACCTGGAGCAGGCTCTCGACATCGACCCCAGGCACGCTGAGGCGTGGTGCATTTCAGGAAACTGTTATTATTATATTGGAGACTTCCAGAAGGCCATGGACTGCTATGAGGCCACCATAAATATAGAGCGTGAGTACCCCAAGGCGTGGTATAATAAGGGCGTCGTGCTCTCCGATATTCGCCTTTATAATGAGGCCTTGCAATGCTATGACGAGGCGCTCCGCATCAACCCTGGCGTGGCCGTAGTCTGGACGAATAAAGGATATTGCATGGCCATGCTGAATAAGTATGAAGAGGCCCTCGATTGCCTGGACAGGGCGCTCGATATCAACCCCGAGGATGTGACTGCGCTTAACAATAAGGCGGCGACGCTTCGGAGGCTGGGAAGGGATGAGGAAGCGGCCGAATACGATGAAAAGGTTAGGGAGCTGATGATAGCGAGAGGCCCCCATACTGTTATGTAA
- the eif1A gene encoding translation initiation factor eIF-1A: MYKPNQKGKKPVNAGGEAIRVRTPRKADGEILGTVTKLLGGNHLSVRCLDNVTRMCRIRGKMKKRAWIREGDVVIVVPWPFQDEKGDVTWRYTGPQVDWLTRKGFLNAPKT; encoded by the coding sequence CTGTATAAGCCGAATCAAAAAGGAAAGAAGCCGGTAAACGCGGGTGGCGAGGCCATCAGGGTGAGGACTCCACGGAAAGCGGATGGAGAAATACTGGGCACGGTGACGAAGCTGTTGGGCGGGAATCATCTAAGCGTCCGTTGCCTGGATAACGTGACCAGGATGTGCAGGATCCGGGGCAAGATGAAGAAGAGGGCATGGATTCGTGAAGGCGACGTGGTCATCGTGGTCCCATGGCCTTTCCAGGACGAGAAAGGCGACGTTACCTGGAGGTATACCGGCCCGCAGGTCGACTGGCTTACGCGGAAAGGCTTTCTTAATGCCCCAAAGACGTAA
- a CDS encoding AMP-binding protein yields MLDYWNSRIERAPLDELREIQARKLRQLVDTVYRSSQFYRKRFKEAGVKPEDIKTLDDVTKLPFTFKKDLRDNYPTNMFCVPLNQVVRFHVSSGTTGKPTVVGYTRGDIDCWTTSLARALTACGLGRGDVIQVSYGYGLFTGGLGLHYGAEEIGASVIPMGVGNTERQIELMQDLHATAIACTPSYLLHMNEVAKKMGISIKDETDLKVAILGAEPWSLETRKRIEDTMGIKAYDIYGTSELSGPLFTECKEQNGIHVWADHFLLEVVDKNGDPVKEGQRGELAVTTLSKEALPLIRYRVGDITILNNEECECGRTHPRIMRILGRADDMLIIRGINVFPSQIESVLMTIPEVGEHFQIIADRSGELDELTVRVEVTKAAFSDKLADLMKLEKKIEYELHKVLNLSTKVELVETGTLPRSQGKSQKVIDKRKI; encoded by the coding sequence ATGCTTGATTACTGGAATTCGCGCATAGAGCGGGCGCCTCTTGACGAGCTTCGGGAGATTCAGGCCAGGAAGCTCAGGCAGCTCGTGGATACGGTCTACAGGTCATCGCAGTTCTACCGCAAGAGGTTCAAGGAAGCGGGCGTCAAGCCCGAGGATATAAAGACGCTTGACGACGTCACGAAGCTTCCTTTCACGTTTAAGAAGGACTTGAGGGATAACTATCCGACTAACATGTTTTGCGTTCCCCTGAACCAGGTCGTGAGGTTCCACGTGTCCTCAGGGACGACCGGCAAGCCCACCGTGGTTGGCTACACTAGGGGCGACATTGACTGCTGGACCACCTCGCTCGCAAGGGCGCTGACCGCCTGCGGGCTGGGAAGGGGCGATGTCATACAGGTCAGCTATGGCTATGGGCTGTTTACAGGTGGCCTGGGCTTGCACTATGGAGCCGAAGAGATAGGGGCGAGCGTCATTCCCATGGGAGTGGGCAACACCGAGCGGCAGATCGAGCTCATGCAGGACCTGCACGCGACGGCAATCGCCTGCACCCCATCCTACCTGCTGCACATGAATGAGGTCGCTAAGAAAATGGGGATCAGCATAAAGGATGAGACTGACCTGAAGGTCGCCATACTTGGCGCGGAGCCGTGGTCGCTTGAGACCAGGAAGCGCATCGAGGATACGATGGGCATCAAGGCCTATGATATCTATGGCACCTCAGAGCTATCCGGGCCTCTGTTCACCGAGTGTAAGGAGCAGAACGGCATCCACGTCTGGGCAGACCACTTCTTGCTCGAGGTGGTTGATAAGAACGGGGACCCGGTGAAGGAGGGCCAGAGAGGCGAACTCGCCGTCACGACGCTGTCCAAGGAGGCGCTTCCCCTTATAAGGTACCGCGTGGGCGATATAACCATCCTGAATAATGAGGAGTGCGAGTGCGGCCGCACCCATCCGAGGATAATGCGCATACTTGGCAGGGCTGACGACATGCTCATCATTAGAGGGATTAACGTGTTCCCCAGCCAGATAGAGTCGGTGCTGATGACCATACCCGAGGTCGGTGAGCACTTCCAGATAATCGCGGACCGCAGCGGGGAGCTGGACGAGCTGACCGTGCGGGTGGAGGTCACGAAGGCCGCGTTCAGCGATAAGCTGGCGGACCTGATGAAGCTCGAGAAGAAGATAGAGTATGAGCTCCATAAGGTTTTGAACCTCTCTACAAAAGTGGAGCTGGTAGAGACGGGGACGCTGCCCAGGTCGCAGGGCAAGTCGCAGAAAGTGATCGATAAAAGAAAGATTTAA
- a CDS encoding endonuclease V, with protein sequence MDAGSLYREQQELAKKAILIDSFGQVKRIGGADCSYLDDELVIGGLVVLDYEGLKPVYRTFSVQRLAFPYVPGLLAYREAGALMEAVQEAKVGFDVLMVDGFGANHPRRCGIATHIGVKLDVPAIGVGKSFLCGEIKGEYVYQDGERVAKMLYPKGLKRPIYVSPGHRISLETAAGIVLVSIKKGRLPEPLRLAHEYVTQLKKIIVHPFKE encoded by the coding sequence ATGGACGCCGGCAGCCTTTATCGGGAGCAGCAGGAGCTCGCAAAAAAGGCTATCCTTATAGACTCATTTGGCCAGGTTAAGCGGATTGGCGGGGCGGATTGCTCTTACCTGGACGATGAGCTCGTCATTGGCGGCCTCGTGGTGCTGGATTATGAGGGGCTAAAGCCCGTATATCGGACTTTTAGCGTTCAAAGGCTCGCGTTCCCATACGTTCCGGGATTGCTGGCCTACCGCGAGGCCGGGGCCTTAATGGAGGCAGTTCAAGAGGCCAAGGTCGGGTTTGATGTTCTCATGGTCGACGGCTTCGGCGCCAACCATCCGAGGAGGTGCGGCATCGCCACCCACATAGGAGTCAAGCTAGACGTGCCAGCGATAGGCGTCGGCAAAAGCTTTTTATGCGGCGAAATAAAGGGCGAATACGTATACCAGGACGGCGAAAGGGTTGCCAAAATGCTCTACCCGAAAGGCTTGAAAAGGCCAATATACGTATCCCCGGGCCACAGGATATCCCTGGAGACCGCCGCAGGCATCGTCCTTGTCTCCATTAAAAAGGGAAGGCTGCCGGAGCCGCTCCGGCTCGCCCATGAATATGTGACACAGCTAAAAAAGATAATAGTCCACCCTTTTAAAGAATAA
- a CDS encoding putative immunity protein — protein sequence MRDKRFVAEHRCGPLKKEQHHQLIRWACDCAKHVLCLYGDSIDGRLTDALSVAEEWRQGNASTGDARKAALKAHEAAREASSPTAAAVARSVAHAAATAHMADHSIGAALYALKAAKSAGKPAEEEMRWQDSQLPPEIKELVLTARNAEKFRGAFQRIL from the coding sequence ATGAGAGACAAGCGATTCGTGGCCGAACACCGCTGCGGGCCTCTAAAAAAGGAGCAACACCATCAGCTAATAAGATGGGCCTGCGACTGCGCAAAGCATGTGCTATGCCTTTATGGAGATAGCATAGACGGGAGATTGACTGATGCGCTAAGCGTGGCAGAAGAATGGAGACAGGGAAACGCCTCAACTGGAGATGCAAGGAAAGCTGCATTGAAAGCGCATGAGGCAGCGAGGGAAGCGTCAAGCCCTACCGCAGCCGCTGTGGCTCGAAGCGTGGCGCATGCGGCCGCGACCGCACACATGGCCGACCACTCGATTGGGGCGGCACTTTATGCCCTTAAAGCCGCAAAAAGCGCAGGCAAGCCAGCCGAAGAGGAAATGAGGTGGCAAGACAGCCAGCTGCCTCCAGAAATCAAGGAGCTCGTCCTAACTGCAAGAAATGCGGAAAAATTCAGAGGCGCATTTCAAAGGATATTATAA
- a CDS encoding competence protein CoiA translates to MLYAINARGEKVQATPRGIAFCPVCRRAVVARCGTCKARHWAHKHGEGCDPWFEETAWHLAWKSIVRPESCEVVIRRGKTAHRADIVGNRNTVIELQHSPIAPEEMRAREKFYGKMIWIIDAACFFGNMSFVLKDDYALMAWHYPRTALLTAKKPIYFHLPCGNIFRLECAYPKRRGHPLSGWGRFMGWKPFFHLYFSSVAKQQYSDGLQPDIIKDRRDIELSRLKFHHSSRLTPRCDCGLSPEYSNCNQIVTFSPD, encoded by the coding sequence ATGTTGTACGCCATAAATGCGCGTGGTGAAAAGGTTCAGGCAACGCCAAGAGGGATTGCGTTCTGCCCTGTTTGCAGGAGGGCCGTAGTTGCCAGGTGCGGCACATGCAAGGCGAGACATTGGGCCCACAAGCACGGGGAAGGCTGCGACCCATGGTTCGAGGAGACCGCCTGGCACCTGGCCTGGAAAAGCATAGTAAGGCCGGAGAGCTGCGAGGTCGTGATAAGGCGGGGAAAAACAGCCCACAGGGCGGACATAGTGGGCAACAGGAATACGGTGATAGAGCTACAGCACTCGCCCATAGCTCCTGAGGAGATGCGTGCCAGGGAAAAATTTTACGGTAAAATGATATGGATAATCGACGCAGCCTGCTTTTTCGGCAACATGTCATTTGTGTTGAAGGACGACTATGCTTTGATGGCCTGGCACTACCCCAGGACAGCCTTATTAACTGCGAAAAAGCCCATCTATTTTCATCTCCCCTGCGGCAACATCTTCAGGCTCGAGTGCGCATATCCTAAGCGGCGTGGGCATCCCCTGTCAGGATGGGGGCGTTTTATGGGCTGGAAGCCTTTTTTTCACCTCTACTTCTCATCAGTCGCGAAACAACAGTATTCGGATGGCCTCCAGCCCGATATCATTAAAGACCGTAGGGATATAGAGCTATCCAGGCTCAAGTTTCATCATAGCTCGAGGCTTACGCCACGATGTGATTGCGGCCTTAGCCCCGAGTATTCTAATTGCAATCAAATAGTGACCTTCTCTCCTGATTGA
- a CDS encoding pyruvate kinase alpha/beta domain-containing protein translates to MIKEIVYYFTAPGERNTNATLKMVREWAQKYGIKRAFIPSKSGQTAQKAYNLFKNSEIKMTVVGTDPNVFSSEILAQLKGNGIRVCFYKDIPYTYPHDMKTAYRRMGEGFKVAVELGMIAAYLDEGDDSDAICLGGTKKGVDTALVIKPAKSEAFDQLEVREIIAKPRTIKA, encoded by the coding sequence ATGATAAAAGAGATAGTATACTACTTTACCGCCCCTGGCGAAAGGAATACCAACGCAACCTTGAAGATGGTGAGGGAGTGGGCGCAAAAGTACGGGATAAAGCGGGCCTTTATACCGTCTAAGAGCGGCCAGACGGCACAAAAAGCGTACAACCTGTTCAAGAATTCGGAGATAAAAATGACTGTGGTCGGAACCGACCCTAACGTCTTTTCGAGCGAGATACTGGCACAATTAAAGGGCAATGGCATACGAGTCTGCTTTTATAAGGATATACCCTACACATACCCACATGACATGAAAACCGCCTATCGCCGGATGGGCGAGGGCTTTAAGGTAGCAGTAGAGCTGGGGATGATCGCCGCATACCTGGACGAAGGGGATGACAGCGATGCCATCTGCCTCGGAGGCACTAAAAAAGGCGTGGACACGGCTCTCGTCATAAAGCCGGCAAAGTCCGAGGCCTTCGACCAGCTCGAAGTCAGGGAGATAATCGCAAAGCCCAGGACGATAAAAGCATAA
- a CDS encoding CxxC-x17-CxxC domain-containing protein, with amino-acid sequence MSYSGFSGRRSFGPREMHKAICADCKVECEVPFKPTEGRPVYCRDCLPKHRKPRF; translated from the coding sequence ATGAGTTATAGCGGATTTAGCGGCCGAAGGAGCTTCGGCCCAAGAGAGATGCACAAGGCCATTTGTGCAGATTGTAAAGTAGAGTGTGAAGTGCCGTTCAAGCCCACCGAAGGCAGGCCCGTGTATTGCCGGGATTGCCTCCCCAAGCATAGGAAGCCCAGGTTCTAA
- a CDS encoding ACT domain-containing protein, translated as MSNTIKQISLFAENKPGRLSKVAEALSKAKVNIRAFTIAEAGDFGVIRMVVDDPDKAYKTLQGQGFAVSETDVIGVEMKDVPGGLHEIADVLGRNNVNIDYAYAFVTSTKLALLILRVDNISQAQKVLKEAGVRLVDSKEVSKI; from the coding sequence ATGAGTAATACGATTAAGCAGATATCATTGTTCGCCGAGAACAAGCCGGGAAGGCTTTCTAAGGTTGCCGAGGCCCTTTCGAAGGCTAAGGTTAACATCCGGGCTTTTACCATCGCCGAGGCGGGCGACTTTGGCGTGATAAGGATGGTCGTCGATGACCCGGATAAGGCCTATAAGACGCTGCAGGGCCAGGGCTTCGCAGTCTCCGAGACCGACGTCATCGGGGTTGAGATGAAGGACGTGCCCGGCGGGCTTCACGAGATAGCGGACGTCCTCGGGAGGAATAACGTGAACATCGACTATGCCTACGCCTTCGTGACCAGCACGAAGCTGGCGTTGCTCATCCTGCGCGTCGATAACATCTCGCAAGCCCAGAAGGTGCTAAAGGAAGCGGGCGTGCGTCTGGTCGACTCTAAAGAGGTCAGCAAGATTTAG
- a CDS encoding transcriptional regulator: protein MELKKLMENRLLGNPIRLAIMLYLLTRRRVLFKDLQNVLEITPGNLDSHLKSLEEYNYIKRGKILADRPRTAIEITENGVQELVRYMEMLKETLGMSTKI from the coding sequence ATGGAATTGAAGAAACTGATGGAAAACCGGTTACTAGGCAACCCCATCCGACTAGCCATCATGCTATACCTACTCACCAGAAGACGCGTCTTATTCAAAGACCTTCAAAATGTCTTGGAAATAACCCCTGGAAACTTAGATTCGCACCTAAAATCTCTTGAAGAATACAATTATATAAAAAGAGGGAAAATATTAGCAGACAGGCCCAGGACAGCAATAGAGATAACCGAAAATGGCGTTCAAGAGCTAGTTAGATATATGGAAATGCTCAAAGAAACATTGGGAATGTCAACAAAAATTTGA